The following coding sequences lie in one bacterium genomic window:
- a CDS encoding glycine--tRNA ligase, with translation MAKEKTQLKENKMEKITSLAKRRGFIFPGSEIYGGLQNSWDYGPLGVELKNNIKQEWWRRFVQQRTDMVGIDAALLMNPKVWEASGHLANFTDPLVECKKCHERYRADVLAEASAKVSQLPPDTTKCPNCGGELTAARQFNMMLKTFLGPAEDSAHVAYFRPETAQGMFVNFQLTANTTRKRLPFGIAQMGKAFRNEITPGNFIFRTREFEQMEIEYFIKPPKTDVEWTAHVETWLEEMKKWCAHLGIAENKLHFAEIPDGERAHYSKRTVDIEYEYPFGRKELYGLAYRGDFDLKNHAEKSGEDLRYSDPETGEKYLPHVIEPTWGVDRSVLVAMLEAYHEEDAPTAQEGESETRVVMRFPKWLAPYKVAVLPLSKKEELSGVAGEVYDMLRASFVTDYDESQSIGKRYRRQDEIGTPYCVTVDFDTLNDKAVTVRDRDTMLQERIAIDKLGAYLKEKLGV, from the coding sequence CCTTCAGAACTCATGGGACTACGGTCCGCTGGGTGTGGAGTTGAAGAATAATATCAAGCAGGAGTGGTGGCGCAGGTTTGTGCAACAGCGCACGGATATGGTGGGAATCGACGCTGCGCTTTTGATGAATCCGAAAGTATGGGAGGCCTCGGGGCACCTTGCCAACTTCACCGACCCGCTCGTGGAGTGCAAAAAATGCCATGAACGGTATCGCGCGGACGTGCTCGCCGAAGCTTCAGCGAAGGTGAGTCAGTTGCCCCCGGATACAACAAAGTGCCCGAACTGCGGGGGCGAGCTTACGGCTGCGCGCCAGTTCAACATGATGTTAAAGACATTTCTTGGGCCGGCGGAGGACAGCGCGCATGTGGCGTATTTCCGTCCCGAGACCGCGCAGGGGATGTTTGTGAATTTTCAACTTACCGCGAATACGACGCGTAAGCGGTTGCCGTTCGGCATTGCGCAAATGGGCAAAGCGTTCCGCAACGAAATTACTCCCGGCAATTTCATTTTCCGTACGCGGGAGTTTGAGCAGATGGAAATTGAGTATTTTATTAAGCCGCCAAAAACCGACGTGGAATGGACTGCGCATGTTGAAACATGGCTAGAAGAAATGAAAAAGTGGTGCGCGCATTTGGGAATTGCCGAAAATAAACTGCACTTCGCGGAAATTCCGGATGGCGAGCGAGCGCATTACTCCAAGCGCACGGTGGACATTGAATACGAATACCCGTTTGGCCGTAAAGAACTGTATGGCTTGGCGTACCGCGGCGATTTTGATTTGAAGAATCACGCGGAGAAAAGCGGTGAGGACTTGCGTTACAGCGATCCGGAAACCGGCGAAAAATACTTACCGCACGTTATTGAACCCACGTGGGGGGTGGACCGATCGGTGCTGGTCGCGATGCTTGAGGCATACCATGAGGAGGATGCGCCGACGGCTCAAGAAGGAGAGAGTGAGACGCGAGTTGTCATGCGATTTCCGAAATGGCTCGCGCCGTATAAAGTGGCGGTGTTGCCCCTTTCCAAAAAAGAAGAGCTTTCGGGTGTTGCGGGCGAAGTGTATGACATGCTTCGGGCAAGTTTCGTTACCGACTACGACGAGTCCCAAAGTATCGGCAAGCGCTACCGCCGGCAGGATGAAATTGGTACGCCGTATTGCGTAACGGTGGATTTTGATACGCTGAATGATAAGGCGGTGACGGTGCGGGACAGGGACACGATGCTACAAGAAAGAATCGCCATTGATAAACTCGGCGCGTATCTTAAAGAGAAACTTGGCGTATAG
- a CDS encoding pitrilysin family protein — protein MKTAKTKTYSRTVLDNGLRIITVPQKGALAVTVLVLVEAGSKYETKDINGLSHFLEHMCFKGTKKRPTAMDIAGELDGIGAEYNAFTSQEWTGYYAKVQAHELDTALDIISDMYLNPIFDPKEIEKEKGVVIEELNMYEDMPQRRVQELFTQLMYGDQPAGWDVGGNKEVIREMTREHFLNYRGKHYLADATSVIVAGAFNEKEIMKKIEHAFREMPVGKKEGKLVVKEAQKKPATFVKFKESDQSHLVIGVRAFSMFDKRRYALDVLSDILGGGMSSRLFQRVREELGAAYYVKAGADLLTDHGYLEISAGVEHSKLEIVVTAILKELKTLATLRVTEAELARAKDHLSGRTVLGLETSDALAMYYGGQEVVREPIETPEEALKKMHAVTPEDILGVAKDIFKNEGLNLALIGPVKDGKKLEGLLKI, from the coding sequence ATGAAAACCGCAAAAACAAAGACATATTCCCGAACTGTATTGGATAACGGTCTCCGCATCATTACCGTTCCCCAAAAGGGCGCCTTAGCCGTGACAGTGCTGGTGCTTGTGGAGGCAGGGTCAAAGTACGAGACCAAGGATATCAACGGGCTTTCGCACTTCTTGGAGCATATGTGTTTTAAGGGCACCAAAAAGCGGCCGACGGCGATGGATATCGCGGGAGAGCTTGACGGCATCGGTGCCGAATATAATGCCTTTACCTCGCAGGAATGGACCGGTTATTACGCTAAAGTGCAGGCGCACGAACTGGATACCGCGCTGGATATTATTTCGGATATGTATCTGAATCCGATTTTTGACCCGAAAGAAATCGAAAAAGAAAAAGGCGTGGTGATTGAGGAACTCAATATGTATGAAGATATGCCGCAGAGGCGTGTGCAGGAACTTTTTACACAGCTGATGTATGGCGATCAGCCGGCGGGGTGGGATGTGGGTGGCAACAAAGAAGTGATCCGGGAGATGACACGCGAGCATTTTTTAAATTATCGCGGCAAGCATTATTTAGCGGACGCGACTTCTGTTATTGTTGCCGGAGCGTTTAACGAGAAGGAGATTATGAAGAAAATCGAGCATGCCTTTCGCGAAATGCCCGTCGGGAAAAAAGAGGGTAAGCTTGTGGTAAAAGAAGCGCAAAAGAAACCGGCGACATTCGTGAAGTTTAAAGAATCCGACCAGTCCCACCTTGTCATCGGCGTGAGGGCTTTCTCTATGTTTGATAAGCGGCGATATGCGCTGGACGTGCTTTCCGACATATTGGGCGGGGGAATGAGCTCGCGGTTGTTTCAACGTGTGCGCGAAGAACTTGGCGCCGCGTATTACGTGAAAGCCGGCGCGGATTTATTGACTGACCATGGGTACTTGGAAATTTCCGCCGGCGTTGAACACTCAAAACTTGAGATTGTCGTCACCGCGATTCTTAAAGAATTGAAAACGTTAGCAACCTTGCGGGTGACCGAAGCCGAGCTTGCGCGCGCGAAAGATCACCTTTCGGGAAGAACGGTGCTTGGGCTTGAAACGTCCGATGCCTTGGCGATGTATTACGGCGGGCAGGAGGTGGTGCGGGAACCGATTGAGACTCCGGAAGAAGCGCTGAAAAAAATGCACGCGGTGACGCCGGAGGATATATTAGGCGTTGCAAAAGACATTTTCAAGAATGAAGGGTTGAACCTTGCGTTGATCGGGCCGGTCAAAGACGGGAAGAAGCTGGAGGGGTTGTTGAAGATATAG